The genomic window CAAGGATCTTGTCTCCTTCAATCTCAACTTTTTCACCTTTGTGATCGGCAACCAGGACTGCTTTACCGTTTCTATATTTTACTTCTTCTGCCTTGTGGTTTTCGTATATTTCGTCGTTGTAGCAGTCTGATGTCTCCTGTATTTCATCTATTATTTCTTTTGAGAAGTTTTGGAGGACTCGGTCGCGAGCCTCAACTACTTTGACTTTGGCACCAAACTTGCAGAACTTTGTGACAGCCTCCATCCCGATATAGCCGCCTCCAACGACTACAATCTCGTCAGGAACCTCCTCCAGGTTCAAAAGCTCTTTAGATGATATTATCTTGTCTTTCTCGAACTCTAGTCCAGGAATTTCGATAGGTTTGCTTCCTGTGGCGATTACGGCGTGGTCAAACTCTATCTTTTCTGCGTTGTGTTCTTCCTCTATTCTTGCTGTGCCGGATGATTCAAACCGTGCTTCTCCAATAATATAGTTTACGCCGTTTTTCTTCAGCATTGTTTCTACTCCGGAGTCCAGTCTCTCGACAATACTTTCCTTCCATTCCTGAATCTTATCGAAGTCTACTTCACGGTTTTCTGTGTGTATGCCGATTTCTTCCCAGTGCTGAAGGTCATTTTGGTATTTTGCAGCGTGTATTAATGCTTTTGCCGGTATGCATCCTCTGTTCAGGCATGTTCCACCTATCTCATTTTTTTCAACAAGGGTTACATCTAAGCCTTTCTGTGCTGCTCTAATGGCTGCAGCGTAACCTGCCGGTCCTCCGCCGATAACTAGGAGGTCTGTGCCTGTCGCTATATCTCCTACTACCATCTAAATCTCCACCATCATCTCCTCAGGGTTCTCAAGGTTTTCCTTAATCTCATTGATGAAACGAGCTGCTGTAGCGCCGTCGATTACTCGGTGATCATAGCTAAAGCTGAGCTTCATAGTCCTCCGGGGAACAACCTCGCCATTGAGAACCTCTGCCGTCTCTTGAATTTTTCCAATGCCTAAAATACAGGTTTGAGGCGGGTTAATTATAGGAGTAAACTCTTCGCCGCCAATAACTCCTAGATTTGTGATAGAGAAGCTGCCGGGCGACATATCACTTCTTTCAAGGTCGCCGTTCTGAGCTTTTTCTACTGTTTCTCCCATGTCTCTGGCGAGTTCCAACAGATTTTTCTCG from Candidatus Nanohalobium constans includes these protein-coding regions:
- the lpdA gene encoding dihydrolipoyl dehydrogenase, which translates into the protein MVVGDIATGTDLLVIGGGPAGYAAAIRAAQKGLDVTLVEKNEIGGTCLNRGCIPAKALIHAAKYQNDLQHWEEIGIHTENREVDFDKIQEWKESIVERLDSGVETMLKKNGVNYIIGEARFESSGTARIEEEHNAEKIEFDHAVIATGSKPIEIPGLEFEKDKIISSKELLNLEEVPDEIVVVGGGYIGMEAVTKFCKFGAKVKVVEARDRVLQNFSKEIIDEIQETSDCYNDEIYENHKAEEVKYRNGKAVLVADHKGEKVEIEGDKILVAAGRTAKPNLEKLGLESTEVEVEEGFVKHDKQMRTDDDNIFVVGDTAGQPMLAHKGYREGKVAGAVAAGEPAAFDNQYIPKVIYTDPEVAVVGKTQEEAEEEFNEVKVGKFKMSASGRALTTNHESGFVKVVASGDKKIQGIQIVAPRASDMIAEATLALEMQAYLEDIANTIHAHPTFPEALTEACEAALDECIHQ